The Ascochyta rabiei chromosome 22, complete sequence sequence TGTTTGAGTACGTCCTGCCCTTCGAGCAGAGCGAAGGCTGTGATTACGCACAGCAGAGACTCACGAGAGAGGTTGCGCTCTGGTGCTTCGTTATCTTCGTCGTCTGATTCTGCGTCTTCGTCCTCCGAtacgtcggcggcggcggagacTTCAGCCGTGGCGATGATGTCGCGCAGAGCTTCGAGGATGTCGCCGAAGAAATCTTGGTTGATGAGGTGGGCGTAGCGCGCCAGACCTTCCAGGACAGCGCCCATGAGCTTTGGTGAGCGGGCTTTGAGGATGCGGAAGTAGCATACGAAGACCATCTTCAGGGTTTCGGCTTGCATTCTGTCGCGCTCTTCGTGGGAAACGGCCGCATCGGCCTCCTTCATCTCCTTGGCAATCGCCTTCTTCTCTTTGAGTTCTTTTCGTAGCCGTTTTGTCCGGAACTCGCGCTTTTGCTTGACCTTCTTAGCGtgttcttcgtcttcgtccttGTCGACGGAGTGGTACGAGGCCTTCTGGTGGAATTCGGAAAGGAGGCGGAGGTGGAGGAATGTGTTCAGCACACTCTCGTCGAAGTGGTAGTGCTTTGCCTTCATCATCTTGGTCAACAAAGTGACTGTCTCGAGCGAAACGTTGCCGTCTTCGTCCTCCTCGAACAGCTTCTCCAGTGCTTCCCGACACCTCACAAAGTCGGCGTCGACGCGTCTTGTGCTCAGCTTGCCAACAACGATCTTCAGCAGGTCGTTGCGGAAGTTAAAGTGCGGCACCGCTGTCAGCAGGTTGCACACGCAGCTGACAGCGACTGTCGCCAGACCTGCTTTCTGCTCGTCGTTTGATCCACTCGACTTGCACAGCGCTGCCAGCAGCTTGACATACGTCTCGTAGCCGGAGACAAGCTTCTGTTCGAAGTGGCGCAGCTTCTTGACTTCTCTGGATACCTTCTCGCCCATGGACTCCTCGCTCATCGGACGGATCCTGTATCCAGGGATCAGGTCCTTGAAGACGGTGACCGAGGTAGCCAGAGCCAGCTTCTTGACCGTGTTGTTCTCGGACTCGGCGATGGCGCCCAGTGTTTTCAGTGCGCCAATGTGCTCCTCCGGGTCCTCGTTGACCAAGCTTGCAATGCGGGCCAGCTCCTCTTTCGCCTCGAGAATCTGCTGTCGCGCGGGGATCTTgggcttcttctcctcctgcTCGACCTCCATGTCCTCTGCCTCGCCGTCGCTGCCAGAGCCCAGAAAGCTGGCTGATTCATCCTCGCTCTTGACCTCCACGGCAGCAGTAGGCGGGGCGACCCATCCTTCGGTGGTGCGCACAGGCAGCTTGTCCccgcccttcttcttcttcttgtccaGTCGCCGTGGACGGTTCTCGTAGTCCTGCTCGAGGTCCCATTTCGCCGCGCTTTTCAAGAACGACTGCTTGGAGTCACGGGTTGGCGCATCGTCTTCGGGCGGCGAGagccttcttcttttcgGGGCGGAGGGGCGCGACATGGCCGTTCTGCAATTTTGCCAGAAACGAGCGTGAACTGTGAGCGGCGCTGAGCGTCGGTGCATTTCGCACACCAATTCGAACTTTCTTCACCGCCCCGCGTGTTCTGCCGCGCCCCACATAAATTCCCGGCGCAAACCAGCGAACCTCGACGCTCGCCGTTGCATCTCCTCCCAATCTACACACACGGCTCCCTCACGATGCGGCCCCTCACTGAACCCGAGACCAAAGTGCTCTTCGAGAAGCTCGCCACCTACTGCGGGAAAGGCATCGCGAACCTGATCGCCGACCCAGCAGGCGGCAACGACCGCAATGTCTTCCGCGTGCAGGCATGATGCCCTTGAATCTGCCTACCTTGTGTTAAAGTGCTAACCGTACCGCAGGGCTCAAGATGCTACTACGTGCGCGAATCGCTCGCTAACCTCGCCACCTCAGTCGCGCGCGACAACCTGCTCAGCCTGGGCATCTGTCTGGGAAAATTCACAAAAACGGGCAAATTCCGCCTGCACATCACCGCGCTGTCCGTGATCGCCCCGCACGCCCGCTACAAGGTCTGGGTCAAATCCAACGGCGAGATGCCCTTCCTGTACGGCGGCAACGTCCTCAAGGCCCACGTCGGCCGCTGGAGCGAAGACTGCCCTGAGCACCAGGGTGTTGTGGTTCTGAGCATGAACGACACCCCCCTGGGCTTTGGCGTCAGCGCGAGGAGTACCGCCGAGGCGAGGAAGCTGGATCCCACAGGCATTGTGACGTTCAGGCAGGCGGATATTGGGGAGTACTTGCGTGAGGAAGATACGCTGTTTACGACTTGAGCGGCTGGCAGGCTGTAAGAAGCATCGGCTCATTGATCTAATATCATGACGAGACGCGGGGAGGAAGGAGAGGCCGAGGAAGGTACCGCAGCCTCTAGTGGATCTCGCAACCAGACATTCACAGTGCGGAAGCAGCTGCGTCCGTTCATCCATCTATCCAAGGTCAGCTGAAAAGAAAGACACTAGGCGTAAGGCGCAGCTTTGCAGGGTAGCCCACGAAGAAAAGATACCCAACGTTGAATTTCAACATCAGACTTCGCCCATAAGCTACATGAGAGAATGCCGTAGTCGCTGTCCCACAGCATGCATGAGTCTGTGGTCTAATCTGAGTCGAGAGGACAGCACAAGTCCCACACAACCAAGCAACTCAGGGCCTGCAAAGTGCCGCTTGTATCGAGTCCGAGTTAGAAACTCTTTCATGCAACCCCAACAAATGTGATGATCGCAGCCAGGGCACAACGAATGCTTTTGTCCATGCACGTGTGCAATGACTGTCGCGCACAAACAGCTCGGACTGTGTTAGCATTCACGCTCATGGACACATCATCTGTGATGCTGATGTCTGTGCCTAAATTGAAAGCGAAGAGGGCGGCTCCGGCTTGGAAAATGCGTTCCCTCCTCGGTATTGCCTGTGTATTATGTGAGAACTCATGTTCTGAGCATGTACTGTTGGCGATAGTGGGATAAATGTTTCTGTTGGAAGTGAAGATTGTGTAGTAGAAGCTGGTTATAATCGCAATCGGGCTGCAGTTCGTATGGTTGTAAGACACGGCTGCAGGGTTCCTAGCTGTGAGTCCTGCATCTGCAACAGCTTCCTTCACTCTTGTGAGTATGATCAGGTCGTCACTTCATGATGGCTCTGCTGGGTGATGACAGCAGATGCCAGGGAACCAACGGGCGTTGGACTGATACAGCTAACGGACCGAGTCGCGCTCGACTGCAGACTCATTCGTCTGGCCACGACTGAACGCAGATGACATGAGCGTTGACGGCAGTACGTTGGTGGCTGTGAAGTGCGAGGGTGTAGGCAGCTGGAAGACCTAAGCTTCGGGGAAGTCGCAACGTGATTGGTTTCAGCAGGAGTCACTTTCCACGCGTGCGCGCCGAAGCATCTCATTCCTTGCACACCACCTTGCACGCACCGCTTCAATGCGGGGGTACTAGAATATCAGATGGAGCTTGTTCGTGCAACTCTTCCTTCGTGCTACTTTTGCTAACAAAAACATGTAGTTCACAAGGTTGCTCGGTGTTTCTTCCCAGAAGAAACAGAGCCCCCCAAACAATCCGCAGCAGCGTCTGGCACGCTTTCGACAGCGATACAACCAAGTATTGGTACAGCACACACACCATGCCATGCGTGCAGCTTACAACTGACTAAACAATCAGTCGCAATGGCAGAAAACGCAAAATCTTGCCAACGACCGCGAGGCTTTGAGCAACATCCGCCGCGGATTCAAAGCCCTCACCGCGATACTCATCGACGAGTCTCGGTCGCCTGCACCTCACCTCTGCCTCCAGTTTACAGCCGCCCAGCAAATATATACCGCCGTGTCTAAAATTGCAGCAACGTCGTTCGATGAAGGCGTCGTCGAAGATGCAGTGGCTTTCTACAATGCGCTCATCGACAGCGAGGAAGAAGATTTCCTGGAGAACGACGTGTTTGCGGTGTCTCTTATGAACTTCATAAACCGAACAGTGGGGTCTGGTATAATGGCCGTTGGAGAGGATATCGAGGCGCAGA is a genomic window containing:
- a CDS encoding ribosome biosynthesis protein nip7, giving the protein MRPLTEPETKVLFEKLATYCGKGIANLIADPAGGNDRNVFRGSRCYYVRESLANLATSVARDNLLSLGICLGKFTKTGKFRLHITALSVIAPHARYKVWVKSNGEMPFLYGGNVLKAHVGRWSEDCPEHQGVVVLSMNDTPLGFGVSARSTAEARKLDPTGIVTFRQADIGEYLREEDTLFTT